The genomic stretch AAAAACTTGCCCAGCAACGGCATCTCCTCCAATGGACTGACAGCAACTCTGGCTTTGAACCTCTGGAATCAGGGAACTCTGTTTCTAAGCAGCTCTGTCAGCCTCTCTCTTGTTGCTGATAAGAACTTCCTTTACTTCTGTATGTCAGAGAGCTCTCTCTATGGTGCTTTTCCTCTACTCTCACACCACAGGAATCATCCTCACAGAAGAAGACTTCTAGGACCAGAtgtgtgggattttttttcctagaccCAGTAGCGGACGCCAGCTGAGTGTTTAAATGCTTCTTCCCCAGTGCCGTAAacaaatagcacttgaacataaatttaatttactcagcaagaccatttttattttctgcagcaAGGGTACACTCACCAGCAGTTTTGCTTCGAGAGTACACAAAACAAaagagacagggtcatttataacctgacacgTCCACCCTACTGCTCTGTCCGGTTTCCACTGGCTGGAACAGGACCTCACACTCTGTATTTGTCCCGATTGGCTAGTAACTTAGAACTTCTGAAAAGAGGCAAAGGTAGAgcagaacaaaggaaggaggaagtaacttgtggaatgctgagaaaggtgaaaacaccttcaaataaggaagaggaacaggctatgacctaatgcttgcttggaccagtataagcatgccagggcaaatatttaggctaaattgtgggagctaataacataaagtacattgatttatttatcaCGGCTAGCAGATATTTGAGAATGTTAGCATAGCTCTGACACTGTCTACCCAGAGACAGTCCCAGATCCCACAGATTGAATGGTTCAGTCCCCAACACTGCCCCCACACCATTCCCAAGTCCAgacctccagaacttctgactgactggcttcaagttggggaCCCTATGACcacctctttgggtttgattaatttgctgtagcagctcacagaactcagagagaCACTGACGTTTCCTGGTTGAATACAAAGCACACTGCAGAGGACACAGATGAAGAGACTCATAGGAGGAGGCATGGGGGAAGGGGCGCAGGGCTTCCATACCCTCCCTGGGCATCACCCTCCAGGAGTCTCCACATGCTCAACCACCCAGAAACCCACGAAACCCAgtcttcttgggtttttatgaaGCTTCATGATGTCAGTATTTCCTCCCACAAGGAACAGGCTGAGACCATCTTCTGGGAGGGTCTTAAGAGCCACCATCAGAAAGGCAGGGACATTAGAGTCTTGCCTTGGGCAGGTgaaggaagggcaggaggaggtCAGAGGCCTCCCCTAAGGCCTAACACAGCCAATgttataacaaaagactgtaacaagggcTATGGAGCTATGAGCCAGGAACCGCAGGTGAAAACCAGTGTGTATCACAACATCACACTTCCCTCTCCGGACACACTGTGGCTTGCCATGCCATGCACTCCAGATTGTAATCCTTGCTTCTCACTCCCAAATAAACTCAAAATCCAGACAACCCTGGAGCAacgcagccttgaattcctggggtcTCTTATATGCACACTTTTTTCAACCAAACGGGGGTCAAAACTGTAGCATTTGTGGGATGCAAGACTTGTGTATATGAACGGCAGACTTTTCCTATATGCAGGCCCAGCAGAGACAATGTCGGGGCTGGAGTACGAGCAGGTGTTGGTGCATGTAGCGGGTACTGAAACGAATTGCCTGTGTATCCCAAGAAACAACTCTACTGAGAGATCATATTCTCTaggggtttatttttgtttttatttttattttaagttaaagcTTCGGGTAGAACACCCAGTGTCTCCTTGTCCATCTGAAGAAGATGCTGCTATGTGGAAGCACATCCTTGAGATCCACAAGGAGACACTGGGCAAGGAGACGAGGGTGCCCCACTGTGCAGAAGTCTCCCTAATAAATGATCTATGAACACCCTggtgtttagtgcttctttctttggaatcccaGCAGCTCTGTCACTGGACGGTTTGGTGCACTCCCTTGAGGGAATTCCCCTGGGCTGCTTGGGGTCCACTCCAGCCTCAGGTGTAGCTGGAGGACGcagcctcccaccttggtctgGAGCCCTGAGCCCCTCACTGTCATTGCAGATCCCGAGGTTCCTCTCCTGGCTCCACTCAGTGGTGGAAACCTCCACCCTAATGAGCCCTTGATGGTCCCAGGTCCCTGTGGCATCTCACCTGTGGCCTCTGTTCTTTCCTGTGGATCCATCTACACTTGGGAACTTCCACATCTCTTTTTCTGCTCATGACATTGATGCTCTGGGTATTTCAGAAATGCCCAGATAGATGGACAAATACACGTCCATCTATCCATTAGGGTCAGATGTGAGATCCAGAGTGGACACATCAATCACCTACGTAGACTGTGGAGTCCAACGCCAAGATCCTCTTATGTCCCAAACACCTCAGGTCTTACCCTGGTCTGGAAATCAGGCACAAATGAGCCCCTCCTAATGTTCCAGCACCACTGACCGTACAACCACTGTCACGAGTGGGATTTGTGACAACAGTCGGCAAAGgaagaatctgaggctcagagatggtTCATTACCGCCCGAGGTCACGTAGGCAGTGGATGATAACCAGTCGTTGAATAAATATAACTCCCCCCCAACTCCCCAAATCAAAGCTCAAATATAAGTCATTGTTCCCAAAGCGTTGAACAGGGATTGAGGTGCAGAGGGACGGCCAAGTAAGCAAAGGGCACCGAGGAGGCAGGAAAGACTCAGAGATTTGTTCCCGGGGGGTGGGGTTGGACACtgtagcaaaatattttaaaaaggggaagTTAAGAGGGGACTATTTGGTTGAAAGAAAACCCACAATCCAGTGTCAAGAAAGAAGTCAACTTTTCTTCCCTATTTCCCTGCATTTCTCTTCTGTGCTCACTGCCACACGCAGCTCAGCCTGGGCGGCACAGCCAGATGCGAGATGCGTCTCTGCTGATCTGAGTCTGCCTGCAGCATGGACCTGGGTCTTCCCTGAAGCATCTCCAGGGCTGGAGGGACGACTGCCATGGTAAGGACCCCACAACACTGAGCTGATGGACGGCTGAAGGAGGGAGGGTGACCATGTGGGAGGCTGTGAGAAGGAAGGAGATGCCTCCGCTACCCTCGTCAGGAAGGGCAGACACAGGAAGGAACCAGTTTTATTTGCTGCTACATcctggctctcagtgggatgaaAACAAACCAGACAGACGGTGGCTGGGGGTCAGGAAAGGGCCCATTACCATCTGAAATGATGCAGAGGGCCTAGTGACTGCCCCCACCTCAGCCCTAATGGAATGAGAGCAAGGGTCCTGGGGAGGGCAGTTCCACTTCCTGTGTGGCTGCAGATGACAGCACCCCATGAGAAGAAGGACCCAGCCTCCGATTGGCCACACTCTGTGTGTCTCTCTATCCTGCCAGCACCGAGGGCTCATCCATCCACAGAGCAGGGCAGTGGGAGGAGACGCCATGACCCCCATCCTCACGGTCCTGATCTGTCTCGGTGAGATTTGAAGAAGGAGGGGAGCTTCTAACCTAAGAGGGACCTCACCCCACAGCCAAACTCTTGTCCCTAAGGAGACCCCAGGGGCTCACAAAGATCCCAGGGAGGGGAGGACCTGCCCAGGCTTCAGGGGGCAAATCCCTCACCGGGAACTCTCTTCCAGGGCTGAGTCTGGGCCCCCGGACCCACGTGCAGGCAGGTGAGTCTGTCCCCAGCTCTTCCAGGTCCCTCCTCCTCACTGGGGACAAGGGGCCACCCCCGTGCCGCTGGGGATGGGGAATAGCAGTTCTGGGCTGACTGATGGGGGCGTCTGGAGGGTCCTGGGCTGAGAGCTGGAATCTGCTGGGTTGGGTGGGAAATGAGTTAGAATCTGACTCCTGATTTCCTTCCAGGGCACCTCCCCAAGCCCACCCTCTGGGCTGAACCAGGCTCTGTGATCACCCAGGGGAGTCCTGTGACCCTCAGGTGTCAGGGGGGCCAGGAGACCCAGGAGTACCGTctatatagagaaaagaaaacagcacCCTGGATTACACGGATCCCACAGGAGCTTGTGAAGAAGGGCCAGTTCCCCATCCCATCCATCACCTGGGAACATGCAGGGCGGTATCGCTGTTACTATGGTAGCGACACTGCAGGCCGCTCAGAGAGCAGTGACCCCCTGGAGCTGGTGGTGACAGGTGAGCTGACACTCAGGGGTCCCAGCCCCAGACTCTGCCCTCAGGAAGGGGGACGGCTCTCAGGGGCTTCTCCCTCTcacagcccagccctggggaTGACGCGGGTGGTCTGAGCCACATTTAACACGGTGCCTCCTTCTCTCCTAGGAGCCTACATCAAACCCACcctctcagcccagcccagccccgtGGTGAACTCAGGAGGGAATGTAACCCTCCAGTGTGACTCACAGGTGGCATTTGATGGCTTCATTCTGTGTAAGGAAGGAGAAGATGAACACCCACAATGCCTGAACTCCCAGCCCCATGCCCGTGGGTCGTCCCGCGCCATCTTCTCCGTGGGCCCCGTGAGCCCGAGTCGCAGGTGGTGGTACAGGTGCTATGCTTATGACTCGAACTCTCCCTATGAGTGGTCTCTACCCAGTGATCTCCTGGAGCTCCTGGTCCTAGGTGAGAAATTCACAGCATTGCCTGGAGTTCCCTGAGTCTCCAGGCAGGTGGGGAGCAGCCGCGTCTCAGGGCAGTTCCAGGTGGGATGATGTTGGGGCGAGAGGGCTCAGGGCTCCTGGGGCCAGAGACACAGGAAGATCAGCAGTGATGTGGCCCCGGGGGAAAGGGAAGATTTGTGGGGAAGCCTGAGGGTCGGCTCCTGGAAACCATGACCACCTTTTCCCAGGTGTTTCTAAGAAGCCATCACTCTCAGTGCAGCCAGGTCCTATCGTGGCCCCTGAGGAGACCCTGACTCTGCAGTGTGGCTCTGATGCTGGCTACAACAGATTTGTTCTGTATAAGGACGGGGAACGTGACTTCCTTCAGCTCGCTGGCGCACAGCCCCAGGCTGGGCTCTCCCAGGCCAACTTCACCCTGGGCCCTGTGAGCCGCTCCTACGGGGGCCAGTACAGATGCTACGGTGCACACAACCTCTCCTCCGAGTGGTCGGCCCCCAGCGACCCCCTGGACATCCTGATCGCAGGTGAGGAGCCCAGCGGGTTCagtcagggacccaggctccgcACAGGCCCTGCCGGGGGAGCTCAGGTAGTGATGGCCGGGATGAGGGATGGGGGTCccaagggagggagagacagacagagacaggggatgggcggggagggggagactcagagaaaacagagacagagacactgaGGGTCCCAGAGGGAGACCTGGGGAGGTGTCAGCTCAGAGCAAGGTGGGGCAGCCCCTCGCCCATCCTTCTTCTCTCCAGGACAGTTCtatgacagagtctccctctcgGTGCAGCCGGGCCCCACGGTGGCCTCAGGAGAGAACGTGACCCTGCTGTGTCAGTCACAGGGATGGATGCAAACTTTCCTTCTGACCAAGGAGGGGGCAGCTGATGACCCATGGCGTCTAAGATCAACGTACCAATCTCAAAAATACCAGGCTGAATTCCCCATGGGTCCTGTGACCTCAGCCCATGCGGGGACCTACAGGTGCTACGGCTCACAGAGCTCCAAACCCTACCTGCTGACTCACCCCAGTGACCCCCTGGAGCTCGTGGTCTCAGGTGGGGGCCTTGACCCTGTCCTCTCTGAGCTCAAAGTCTCAGCTCAGACCCTGCCCCAGGAGAGCTCTGGGCTGGGATGGAGTGAGCGGGGGTCTGAGAGGGGCTCAGCCAGTGGGAGACTCACCctcagagggaaggaggagaacaGGGCCCTCCCAGGCCTGCCCACCCTCAGTGGCATCGCCAGCATCATGGACAGGAGAGGCGGGTggagggaggggcctggggaggcCACAGGTCCCATGTAGAGAAATTTGGTTTGAGGTGGAGACTTCAGGAAAGCCCCagctcctcagcctcctctcaTTCTTTTACCCAGGACCGTCTGGGGGCCCCAGCTCCCCGAcaacaggccccacctccacatCTGGTGAGTCCCTGAGGCTTCTGAACTCAAGGGAGTGCGGCCTCCCCCAGGGCAGCCCTGGGTCTCCCAGAGAATCCCATTCCCCTCAAAGACTCGAGCTTCCCTCCAGGGAGCCGGGCAGAGCCAGAGGAGGGGCCACAGGGTCCCCAGGGCTCTGAGGCTGGGCTGGTGAGGGGTGGGGGGTCAAGGCAGAGAGAAATGTTGGGGCCCAGCCTGGGGGAGGAGCAGCCGGGCTGATGTGGGGAGCAGGGCAGCCCCAGCCCTCACCTCCCCGTCCTGACCCAGCAGGCCCTGAGGAccagcccctcacccccaccGGGTCGGATCCCCAGAGTGGTGAGTGACGGGCTCTgagtgggaggtgggcagggtccaggggaggcaggggtgggttCTGTCCTAGGTTCAGTCTCCTCTGGAGGTGGTGATATAGACAGGCTCCTCCCCtgcttgggcctcagtttctccaaatGTAAAGGTGAGAGGCCTGCGGGTGGGAAAGTTCCTTTCAGCTCTGACTCCCAGCTGTGACCTCCTGGGAGAGGAGGCCTCCCAGGGAACCTCCCAGACCCGATTCCGCGGGGGCCTGTCCCGTCCCACCTGCAGCAGAGACGGTgacctggggcaggggaggggagaagagtcATGGTTCAGGACGGTCAGGCTCTTTCCCTGCAGCTCCGGGGCTCGGCTCTGGTGCAGGAACAAGGGCTGCAGGTCAGACTCCTGGGCTTCCTTCCCAGCTCTGCCGCTTCCTGGCTGGGGGCCCCGGGCAGGCGATTCCCCTCTCTGAGCGTCAGTTTTTCATCTGTACAGTGGGTGGGGTGGATGTTTCTGTGCTGCACGACTGTTGTGGGGGTTGGAGGTGGTGAACAGAAGGTCCAGCAGTCACCTGCACACAGTAGGCGCTCATTTCAATGACATCACCCCCATCCCTGACATCATCGTGCTCAAGGTCTGGGAAGGCACCTGGGGGTTGTGATCGGCATCTTGGTGGCCGTCATCCtactgctcctcctcctcctcctcctcttcctcatcctccgACATCGACGTCAGGGCAAACACTGGACATCGAGTGAGTAGGGAATGGGGGGACCCTGAGGGCTGACCGAGGGTGGGCTCAGGGCACAGCCAAAGAGAATCCAAACCACTGGGCAAATGCAGCTTTGAGAAACTGTTCCAGCATTTCTCACCAGGCCAATCGACAGTCAGTCCCATCTACAAATGTAAAGTGTCCTTCGGGCTCAGTGCCATCTACAAATGTAAAGTGTCCTTCGGGCTCTGTCCATCCTATGAGGCATTTGGAACATGGAGGCAGGAGTGTTTTTAGGTTTCCTTCCTTACCTTCGAGCTGTGTGTGCAGGGCAGGGGGCTCCAATGTTCCCAGGGCTGAGGCTCTGTCCTTCTTCCCCCAGCCCAGAGAAAGGCTGATTTCCAACATCCTGCAGGGgctgtggggccagagcccaCAGACAGAGGCCTGCAGTGGAGGTAATTCTGCCCGAAGACCCCAGACTCCCACCTGCTCGTGGCCCATACACTGCCCCTAAAGCTCCCATTCTTCCCCCAGGTCCAGCCCAGCTGCCGATGCCCAGGAAGAAAACCTCTGTGAGTGAGAGGAAGAGGTGACCAGCCAGGAGGGAGATGGGGGCCCCGAAGTTTCCGTAGCAATGGGGAAAGGGGCGCTGGCTGGAAAGGGTCTGGGGCTCAGGGTGAGATCATCTCACCCCACACTGTGGGGCCTCAGGGACATCGCAGCCCCTCCCTGCATCTCAGTGGCCCCATCTGGGAGCTGAGCAGGGGCTGGCAGGACTCAGAGGTCCCAGGGAACCTTCCCAAGAGACAAACCCCTTGCTCTGCCCCAGCAGATGCTGCCGTGAAGCACACACAGCCTGAGGATGGGGTGGAGATGGACACTCGGGTGAGACCCCACCCCTGTCCCAGGCACCAAAGGCCTCCTGGTGCCAGATCTAATCCTGCAGAACTTCTCTGTCCTCCTTCCCCCGGCTCTCAGCATCGTCACGGTGGACCCCTCCTTGTCCAGCACGCTGCCTCCCGCCTGCTGCGACCTCACTCTCTCCTGCTGTCCTGGGACCTCGTGGGCCTCCTCCCGGGTCCCCTTCCTGCTCCTCATCCTCTGTTTGGCCGTCTGGTTGTTAGAGCTCTCCCCAGGCCTCAGGAGGATGAGGAATAAATGAACCACCCCGGTCCCCCAGGCtccccttcattcattcaaccagcaAGTGTTCCC from Homo sapiens chromosome 19 genomic scaffold, GRCh38.p14 alternate locus group ALT_REF_LOCI_1 HSCHR19LRC_COX1_CTG3_1 encodes the following:
- the LILRB1 gene encoding leukocyte immunoglobulin-like receptor subfamily B member 1 isoform 4 precursor (isoform 4 precursor is encoded by transcript variant 9; The RefSeq protein has 2 substitutions compared to this genomic sequence), which produces MTPILTVLICLGLSLGPRTHVQAGHLPKPTLWAEPGSVITQGSPVTLRCQGGQETQEYRLYREKKTAPWITRIPQELVKKGQFPIPSITWEHTGRYRCYYGSDTAGRSESSDPLELVVTGAYIKPTLSAQPSPVVNSGGNVTLQCDSQVAFDGFILCKEGEDEHPQCLNSQPHARGSSRAIFSVGPVSPSRRWWYRCYAYDSNSPYEWSLPSDLLELLVLGVSKKPSLSVQPGPIVAPEETLTLQCGSDAGYNRFVLYKDGERDFLQLAGAQPQAGLSQANFTLGPVSRSYGGQYRCYGAHNLSSEWSAPSDPLDILIAGQFYDRVSLSVQPGPTVASGENVTLLCQSQGWMQTFLLTKEGAADDPWRLRSTYQSQKYQAEFPMGPVTSAHAGTYRCYGSQSSKPYLLTHPSDPLELVVSGPSGGPSSPTTGPTSTSGPEDQPLTPTGSDPQSGLGRHLGVVIGILVAVILLLLLLLLLFLILRHRRQGKHWTSTQRKADFQHPAGAVGPEPTDRGLQWRSSPAADAQEENLYAAVKHTQPEDGVEMDTRQSPHDEDPQAVTYAEVKHSRPRREMASPPSPLSGEFLDTKDRQAEEDRQMDTEAAASEAPQDVTYAQLHSLTLRREATEPPPSQEGPSPAVPSIYATLAIH
- the LILRB1 gene encoding leukocyte immunoglobulin-like receptor subfamily B member 1 isoform 1 precursor (isoform 1 precursor is encoded by transcript variant 1; The RefSeq protein has 2 substitutions compared to this genomic sequence), whose protein sequence is MTPILTVLICLGLSLGPRTHVQAGHLPKPTLWAEPGSVITQGSPVTLRCQGGQETQEYRLYREKKTAPWITRIPQELVKKGQFPIPSITWEHTGRYRCYYGSDTAGRSESSDPLELVVTGAYIKPTLSAQPSPVVNSGGNVTLQCDSQVAFDGFILCKEGEDEHPQCLNSQPHARGSSRAIFSVGPVSPSRRWWYRCYAYDSNSPYEWSLPSDLLELLVLGVSKKPSLSVQPGPIVAPEETLTLQCGSDAGYNRFVLYKDGERDFLQLAGAQPQAGLSQANFTLGPVSRSYGGQYRCYGAHNLSSEWSAPSDPLDILIAGQFYDRVSLSVQPGPTVASGENVTLLCQSQGWMQTFLLTKEGAADDPWRLRSTYQSQKYQAEFPMGPVTSAHAGTYRCYGSQSSKPYLLTHPSDPLELVVSGPSGGPSSPTTGPTSTSGPEDQPLTPTGSDPQSGLGRHLGVVIGILVAVILLLLLLLLLFLILRHRRQGKHWTSTQRKADFQHPAGAVGPEPTDRGLQWRSSPAADAQEENLYAAVKHTQPEDGVEMDTRSPHDEDPQAVTYAEVKHSRPRREMASPPSPLSGEFLDTKDRQAEEDRQMDTEAAASEAPQDVTYAQLHSLTLRREATEPPPSQEGPSPAVPSIYATLAIH
- the LILRB1 gene encoding leukocyte immunoglobulin-like receptor subfamily B member 1 isoform 5 precursor (isoform 5 precursor is encoded by transcript variant 5; The RefSeq protein has 2 substitutions compared to this genomic sequence) — encoded protein: MTPILTVLICLGLSLGPRTHVQAGHLPKPTLWAEPGSVITQGSPVTLRCQGGQETQEYRLYREKKTAPWITRIPQELVKKGQFPIPSITWEHTGRYRCYYGSDTAGRSESSDPLELVVTGAYIKPTLSAQPSPVVNSGGNVTLQCDSQVAFDGFILCKEGEDEHPQCLNSQPHARGSSRAIFSVGPVSPSRRWWYRCYAYDSNSPYEWSLPSDLLELLVLGVSKKPSLSVQPGPIVAPEETLTLQCGSDAGYNRFVLYKDGERDFLQLAGAQPQAGLSQANFTLGPVSRSYGGQYRCYGAHNLSSEWSAPSDPLDILIAGQFYDRVSLSVQPGPTVASGENVTLLCQSQGWMQTFLLTKEGAADDPWRLRSTYQSQKYQAEFPMGPVTSAHAGTYRCYGSQSSKPYLLTHPSDPLELVVSAGPEDQPLTPTGSDPQSGLGRHLGVVIGILVAVILLLLLLLLLFLILRHRRQGKHWTSTQRKADFQHPAGAVGPEPTDRGLQWRSSPAADAQEENLYAAVKHTQPEDGVEMDTRSPHDEDPQAVTYAEVKHSRPRREMASPPSPLSGEFLDTKDRQAEEDRQMDTEAAASEAPQDVTYAQLHSLTLRREATEPPPSQEGPSPAVPSIYATLAIH
- the LILRB1 gene encoding leukocyte immunoglobulin-like receptor subfamily B member 1 isoform X2; the encoded protein is MRRRTQPPIGHTLCVSLSCQHRGLIHPQSRAVGGDAMTPILTVLICLGLSLGPRTHVQAGHLPKPTLWAEPGSVITQGSPVTLRCQGGQETQEYRLYREKKTAPWITRIPQELVKKGQFPIPSITWEHAGRYRCYYGSDTAGRSESSDPLELVVTGAYIKPTLSAQPSPVVNSGGNVTLQCDSQVAFDGFILCKEGEDEHPQCLNSQPHARGSSRAIFSVGPVSPSRRWWYRCYAYDSNSPYEWSLPSDLLELLVLGVSKKPSLSVQPGPIVAPEETLTLQCGSDAGYNRFVLYKDGERDFLQLAGAQPQAGLSQANFTLGPVSRSYGGQYRCYGAHNLSSEWSAPSDPLDILIAGQFYDRVSLSVQPGPTVASGENVTLLCQSQGWMQTFLLTKEGAADDPWRLRSTYQSQKYQAEFPMGPVTSAHAGTYRCYGSQSSKPYLLTHPSDPLELVVSGPSGGPSSPTTGPTSTSAGPEDQPLTPTGSDPQSGLGRHLGVVIGILVAVILLLLLLLLLFLILRHRRQGKHWTSTQRKADFQHPAGAVGPEPTDRGLQWRSSPAADAQEENLYAAVKHTQPEDGVEMDTRSPHDEDPQAVTYAEVKHSRPRREMASPPSPLSGEFLDTKDRQAEEDRQMDTEAAASEAPQDVTYAQLHSLTLRRKATEPPPSQEGPSPAVPSIYATLAIH
- the LILRB1 gene encoding leukocyte immunoglobulin-like receptor subfamily B member 1 isoform 3 precursor (isoform 3 precursor is encoded by transcript variant 8; The RefSeq protein has 2 substitutions compared to this genomic sequence) — its product is MTPILTVLICLGLSLGPRTHVQAGHLPKPTLWAEPGSVITQGSPVTLRCQGGQETQEYRLYREKKTAPWITRIPQELVKKGQFPIPSITWEHTGRYRCYYGSDTAGRSESSDPLELVVTGAYIKPTLSAQPSPVVNSGGNVTLQCDSQVAFDGFILCKEGEDEHPQCLNSQPHARGSSRAIFSVGPVSPSRRWWYRCYAYDSNSPYEWSLPSDLLELLVLGVSKKPSLSVQPGPIVAPEETLTLQCGSDAGYNRFVLYKDGERDFLQLAGAQPQAGLSQANFTLGPVSRSYGGQYRCYGAHNLSSEWSAPSDPLDILIAGQFYDRVSLSVQPGPTVASGENVTLLCQSQGWMQTFLLTKEGAADDPWRLRSTYQSQKYQAEFPMGPVTSAHAGTYRCYGSQSSKPYLLTHPSDPLELVVSGPSGGPSSPTTGPTSTSAGPEDQPLTPTGSDPQSGLGRHLGVVIGILVAVILLLLLLLLLFLILRHRRQGKHWTSTQRKADFQHPAGAVGPEPTDRGLQWRSSPAADAQEENLYAAVKHTQPEDGVEMDTRSPHDEDPQAVTYAEVKHSRPRREMASPPSPLSGEFLDTKDRQAEEDRQMDTEAAASEAPQDVTYAQLHSLTLRREATEPPPSQEGPSPAVPSIYATLAIH
- the LILRB1 gene encoding leukocyte immunoglobulin-like receptor subfamily B member 1 isoform 2 precursor (isoform 2 precursor is encoded by transcript variant 11; The RefSeq protein has 2 substitutions compared to this genomic sequence) gives rise to the protein MTPILTVLICLGLSLGPRTHVQAGHLPKPTLWAEPGSVITQGSPVTLRCQGGQETQEYRLYREKKTAPWITRIPQELVKKGQFPIPSITWEHTGRYRCYYGSDTAGRSESSDPLELVVTGAYIKPTLSAQPSPVVNSGGNVTLQCDSQVAFDGFILCKEGEDEHPQCLNSQPHARGSSRAIFSVGPVSPSRRWWYRCYAYDSNSPYEWSLPSDLLELLVLGVSKKPSLSVQPGPIVAPEETLTLQCGSDAGYNRFVLYKDGERDFLQLAGAQPQAGLSQANFTLGPVSRSYGGQYRCYGAHNLSSEWSAPSDPLDILIAGQFYDRVSLSVQPGPTVASGENVTLLCQSQGWMQTFLLTKEGAADDPWRLRSTYQSQKYQAEFPMGPVTSAHAGTYRCYGSQSSKPYLLTHPSDPLELVVSGPSGGPSSPTTGPTSTSAGPEDQPLTPTGSDPQSGLGRHLGVVIGILVAVILLLLLLLLLFLILRHRRQGKHWTSTQRKADFQHPAGAVGPEPTDRGLQWRSSPAADAQEENLYAAVKHTQPEDGVEMDTRQSPHDEDPQAVTYAEVKHSRPRREMASPPSPLSGEFLDTKDRQAEEDRQMDTEAAASEAPQDVTYAQLHSLTLRREATEPPPSQEGPSPAVPSIYATLAIH
- the LILRB1 gene encoding leukocyte immunoglobulin-like receptor subfamily B member 1 isoform 6 precursor (isoform 6 precursor is encoded by transcript variant 6; The RefSeq protein has 1 substitution compared to this genomic sequence), coding for MTPILTVLICLGLSLGPRTHVQAGHLPKPTLWAEPGSVITQGSPVTLRCQGGQETQEYRLYREKKTAPWITRIPQELVKKGQFPIPSITWEHTGRYRCYYGSDTAGRSESSDPLELVVTGAYIKPTLSAQPSPVVNSGGNVTLQCDSQVAFDGFILCKEGEDEHPQCLNSQPHARGSSRAIFSVGPVSPSRRWWYRCYAYDSNSPYEWSLPSDLLELLVLGVSKKPSLSVQPGPIVAPEETLTLQCGSDAGYNRFVLYKDGERDFLQLAGAQPQAGLSQANFTLGPVSRSYGGQYRCYGAHNLSSEWSAPSDPLDILIAGQFYDRVSLSVQPGPTVASGENVTLLCQSQGWMQTFLLTKEGAADDPWRLRSTYQSQKYQAEFPMGPVTSAHAGTYRCYGSQSSKPYLLTHPSDPLELVVSGPSGGPSSPTTGPTSTSAGPEDQPLTPTGSDPQSGE